One region of Termitidicoccus mucosus genomic DNA includes:
- a CDS encoding dihydrodipicolinate synthase family protein gives MSASLQPALHTAGAWPVMLTPFDAQKRIDWPAFDRLVDWYLAAEVEGLFAVCLSSDIFQLDADERLELARRTVRRTAGRARVIASGAFGDTPAQTAEAVNRLADTGVDAVILLTNQFARQDALPEAWQAAAETALLRIRPEVALGLYECPLPYKRLLTPALTRWAAQTGRFHFLKDTCCDMTQIEAKLAVLSGTPLRFYNAHTATLLPSMLAGGHGFSGCGANAIPHLYSWLCKHFAAQPERAGALQAFLNQSSPAVDNKYPASVKTYLRLHGLPMTTSSRLPDIPIDSADIDALRAFHAAVRQWEEILNIPSPFASM, from the coding sequence ATGTCTGCTTCCCTCCAACCCGCACTCCACACCGCCGGCGCCTGGCCGGTCATGCTCACGCCCTTCGATGCGCAAAAACGCATCGACTGGCCTGCCTTCGACCGTCTGGTCGACTGGTATCTCGCCGCCGAGGTCGAAGGACTCTTCGCCGTCTGCCTGTCTAGCGACATTTTCCAGCTCGACGCCGATGAGCGCCTGGAACTCGCGCGCCGCACCGTCCGGCGCACGGCCGGCCGCGCGCGTGTGATCGCGTCCGGGGCCTTTGGCGACACGCCCGCCCAGACTGCCGAGGCGGTCAATCGTCTGGCCGATACCGGCGTGGATGCCGTGATCCTGCTCACCAACCAATTCGCCCGCCAGGATGCCCTGCCCGAGGCATGGCAGGCCGCCGCCGAGACCGCGCTCCTGCGCATCCGCCCCGAGGTGGCGCTCGGCCTCTACGAATGCCCCCTGCCTTACAAACGCCTCCTCACTCCCGCCCTCACCCGTTGGGCGGCGCAAACCGGCCGTTTCCATTTTTTGAAAGACACCTGCTGCGACATGACGCAAATCGAGGCCAAGCTCGCCGTCCTCTCCGGCACGCCGCTCCGCTTCTACAATGCGCACACCGCCACGCTTCTTCCCAGCATGCTCGCAGGCGGCCACGGCTTCAGCGGTTGCGGCGCCAACGCCATACCGCACCTCTATTCGTGGCTCTGCAAACACTTCGCCGCGCAACCCGAGCGCGCCGGGGCGCTCCAGGCCTTCCTCAACCAATCCAGTCCCGCCGTGGACAACAAATATCCCGCCTCGGTCAAAACCTACCTTCGGCTCCACGGGCTTCCCATGACCACGTCATCCCGTCTCCCGGACATCCCCATTGATTCCGCCGACATCGATGCACTCCGCGCCTTTCATGCCGCCGTCCGCCAGTGGGAGGAAATCTTAAACATCCCGTCGCCCTTTGCCTCCATGTAG
- a CDS encoding LamG-like jellyroll fold domain-containing protein yields MKTHIPARPLLAAAFLFGMASLSAQPLPAPLPLEIPKADPAVVFQKDGQIAKLTLKQKAYLAPVNLPKAFGDNYTLTFWVRLDDTPALRETGFTPDAPVTLIDLSSPDWDDQRTTLRVHGGRFSVTALNEGKWKMLAGVRPIAEPETWYFLAYAKSGGKGAFYMNGDIMTRTPADAPVQDKIQNIVFGNFQKQRRLQGVILQPRLYPAALDMAQIQSLHASPPAEVK; encoded by the coding sequence ATGAAAACACACATCCCCGCCCGCCCACTCCTCGCCGCCGCGTTTCTCTTCGGAATGGCTTCGCTTTCCGCGCAACCCCTCCCTGCGCCGCTCCCTCTCGAAATTCCGAAGGCTGATCCCGCCGTTGTGTTCCAGAAAGATGGTCAGATCGCAAAACTCACTCTCAAACAAAAAGCCTATCTCGCCCCCGTGAATCTGCCCAAGGCTTTCGGTGACAATTATACCCTCACGTTTTGGGTGAGACTCGACGACACGCCCGCCCTGCGGGAGACCGGGTTCACCCCCGACGCCCCCGTGACGCTCATCGATCTCTCCTCGCCTGACTGGGATGACCAGCGCACCACGCTGCGAGTCCACGGCGGACGGTTTTCCGTTACCGCCCTGAACGAGGGCAAATGGAAGATGCTCGCCGGCGTGCGCCCCATCGCGGAACCCGAGACATGGTATTTTCTCGCCTATGCCAAATCCGGAGGCAAAGGCGCCTTTTATATGAACGGCGACATCATGACCCGCACTCCCGCGGACGCCCCCGTTCAGGACAAAATACAAAATATAGTCTTCGGTAATTTTCAAAAACAGCGACGACTGCAAGGAGTGATTCTCCAGCCCCGCCTATATCCCGCGGCACTGGACATGGCCCAAATTCAATCGCTTCACGCCTCCCCTCCCGCCGAGGTAAAATGA
- a CDS encoding autotransporter-associated beta strand repeat-containing protein, with protein MKTPLSLFRFSLCVGVAACHALMGAVYEWTPDGTQEGAASGGDGVWSSTGVNWWSSSAMNASAFGTSANPLGGAGSDTFNFMGGGTLTKSDTSYFGDGNYNQTLFFAADSRYTILGQTGSTGLLDGQHSRLLFNLAPSALLTLGGDGNWIGVASSYDNGGAATANAGLTIGGGGAMVLKAGAWLRNNSDNTRLVIKNGSKIAFGAGSLYAGVGKDLGSIGGAFSGLSRIAIDGGTLEVDGGVVHVGYSELANEWRRGFGIVIGMLTAASDPNDSVFTLTSGTVVALGDARGNDANYAGLLFAGNNATYKGGIANLNGGTLVTTNIRTRNDVRAELNLDGVTIVVSTAAAGATVVPTQAQLRTRLDNFITGFNTAATNRINLGSGGVTFDTSQIDTVALGGDYATSVLSVMGGAGGITKTGANTLALRAVNTYTGATVVEGGVLRLQTAGAINASSAVTVGASGTINTWGLNQTLQNLDGAGLIVMGAGSLAVASTADTAFSGAITSNVTTAGAITKSGGATFTLAAPSNSYYGATIINAGTLRAGATDVLAGSSTLSIANGAVFDADGHDQSFKNLTGSGSLTLGAATLTVSNSTADNVYSGIISGAGGLAKTGDGVLALDGVGTYTGTTTVNGGLLRLQAAGAIDASGAVNLGASGTIQLWGQPHTLQNLGGSGLIVMTSGELTVASSMDTTFGGAITSYSTTGGLFTKTGSATFTLASAAEHWGATTVAEGTLRAETENILANSRVLAIGAGAVFDANNHNQTIKGLIGSGTLLLGTGTLTLNDIADSAFDGEISGAGGLVKNGTGTLALGTASASFTGLATVNAGTLLLSSGLTHSGLTLKTNTTLGAVGAIAALTAENNSVIRIGDQSGVTEQTLTVNGAASLTGVTLTYDLFAGNASDRLDVAGALTNGGGNTIDLTTYEIGAFNLGNGLAALGADVTTTILIEGAMIVPGGRQQASFDTTETGYLKLVTESGESALRTWTGANGAEINSSAENWNEDDRRFARGDTLVFDGSTDAPNAANRVITVQAAGVTVSGMEVSGTADYVFDGGRIVADKTSAVGTVLAAPTGKLIKTGAGTLTLDNGANDFRDGVDFGGGILALGADTTLGGGPLLVTGTDTTLRTAGTLGFRLENSAGIAPDATLVLDVLDASATATLAGSINGSGVLSKTGAGVLALTGSNAHAGGTRLAAGTLAFAHDHALGAGALVLEADAATVRFDADALSVGNAIAIGAHAVTFDTGTHAATLSGTLSGDAAGVFTKTGGGTLTLSGSSTAFHSALTIAEGMLAFTSADSIGTSATAAATIAAGATFAINQAAAGDMIFARRLDGSGTLDITLSSGTGRIGFAQTAAGGAWSGNIALDRGTLAVDENAYALLGASSSGTLAIHSGGLADVTATGTLNALALDGGSVRVTLGADHATPLAVAHLTVTAGSTIAANLDGPDIPNPIVNPPASPDSANLFDLGLSTGIKLIDAENVTGIGEVLAVTRLDGTTIASPLFVDVTQNGAKAATATYNYNATAQADGVHLSYGITALDILSGQSLILDNAGADTSTLTAGLGGAGGIDVRASGTITLSGSIGFTGATTVSRGALKLIHADALANSASVTLAENTTLDAGGQNQTLRNLSGAAGSAIDLGAAGSLTLDSDEGVDTVFAGGINATAAATLTKTGSGALTLGGSSTHGDTVISGGTLRASRLDALGSGEVTIAAGTTLEFNGASGNLDRAINTGGSRRGTLAFVDSAINLDRAYANIAAFAISGRSYVRVNAAGAFGGGSGSVSVRDGGALEIGAVSVAVAGLTMDGGALLFSSASSALTSASGTVSFANHASVGLADGSIASGRYTFVSARSLLSDNASNIPDYAPYQHGKRVVVSRAGQSLVFDVMDTAAHPAKDAAMVFDTVLASLGTIYGRMSESLADPLISRQSGDPACGFWTRGFGSSADYEQTAAQPGFKDWSYGMAVGCDRVFGERLLLGLWGGFATSALDTFNGAATDADHQLGGVYAALKLGRFHLAADAAFGLLQTQSTRDEQTGRAYGSYDGDYFAAGGEIGFRLFEWAGGSLSPTAALHCIDVRVDDYEESGPGAMRVSGFNQDRVLSVLGMKVAHGFTLPWNRPAFLDARLGWQQTLRGNTGSVDMAFASDPLNSFAVTAGGYSSGSLVLGLGLRAAFTDSLCLGLGYDYESASGRQRHSLNGTLRYAW; from the coding sequence ATGAAAACACCCTTGTCGCTTTTTCGTTTTTCGCTGTGCGTTGGCGTGGCCGCCTGTCATGCGCTCATGGGGGCCGTTTATGAATGGACACCGGATGGCACCCAGGAAGGCGCGGCATCGGGCGGCGATGGAGTGTGGAGCAGCACCGGCGTAAACTGGTGGAGTTCCAGCGCGATGAACGCATCCGCATTCGGTACCAGCGCCAACCCGCTCGGCGGCGCGGGCAGTGACACCTTTAACTTCATGGGCGGCGGCACGCTGACCAAGAGTGACACAAGCTATTTTGGAGACGGGAACTACAATCAGACCCTCTTTTTCGCCGCCGACAGTCGCTATACGATCCTAGGCCAGACTGGTTCCACCGGCCTGCTCGACGGGCAGCATTCGCGTCTGCTTTTCAACCTCGCTCCTTCCGCACTGCTCACCTTGGGAGGCGACGGAAACTGGATCGGGGTCGCATCTTCCTATGATAACGGCGGCGCGGCCACCGCCAACGCGGGCCTTACGATCGGCGGCGGCGGCGCAATGGTGCTCAAAGCCGGCGCGTGGCTGCGCAACAATAGTGACAACACCCGTCTGGTGATCAAAAACGGTTCGAAAATAGCGTTTGGCGCGGGATCGCTTTACGCAGGAGTGGGCAAGGATCTCGGCTCCATCGGCGGCGCGTTTTCGGGCCTTTCCCGCATAGCCATCGACGGCGGCACGCTGGAGGTCGATGGCGGAGTTGTGCACGTCGGTTACTCGGAACTCGCCAACGAGTGGCGGCGCGGTTTCGGCATCGTGATCGGCATGCTCACGGCGGCCTCGGACCCGAACGACTCGGTGTTCACGCTCACGAGCGGCACCGTGGTCGCGCTGGGCGATGCCCGGGGGAATGATGCCAATTACGCAGGCCTCCTTTTCGCGGGCAATAACGCCACTTACAAAGGCGGCATCGCCAACCTCAACGGCGGGACGCTCGTCACCACCAACATCAGGACGCGGAACGATGTCCGGGCCGAATTGAACCTCGACGGTGTCACCATCGTCGTGTCCACCGCCGCCGCCGGCGCGACGGTTGTCCCCACGCAAGCGCAGCTGCGAACGAGGCTGGATAATTTCATCACCGGCTTCAACACCGCCGCCACCAACCGCATCAACCTCGGTTCGGGCGGCGTGACATTCGACACCTCGCAAATCGACACCGTGGCGCTCGGCGGCGACTATGCGACGAGCGTCCTTTCCGTGATGGGCGGCGCGGGCGGGATCACCAAAACGGGTGCCAACACGCTCGCGTTGCGCGCGGTCAACACCTACACGGGCGCCACCGTGGTCGAAGGCGGCGTCCTCCGGCTGCAAACCGCGGGCGCGATCAATGCCAGCAGCGCCGTCACTGTGGGCGCGAGCGGCACGATTAATACTTGGGGACTCAACCAAACCCTGCAAAATCTCGACGGAGCGGGCCTGATCGTGATGGGAGCCGGCAGCCTCGCCGTGGCAAGCACTGCTGACACCGCGTTTTCCGGTGCCATCACCAGCAATGTCACCACCGCCGGTGCGATCACCAAAAGCGGCGGCGCGACCTTCACGCTGGCCGCGCCCAGCAACAGTTATTATGGGGCGACCATCATCAATGCCGGCACGCTGCGTGCCGGCGCGACCGATGTGCTGGCCGGCAGCAGCACGCTGTCCATCGCGAACGGGGCCGTATTCGACGCGGATGGGCACGACCAGTCTTTCAAGAACCTGACCGGCTCGGGCTCGCTCACGCTCGGCGCGGCCACGCTCACGGTGAGCAACAGCACCGCCGACAACGTTTACAGCGGTATCATCTCCGGGGCGGGTGGCCTCGCCAAAACCGGCGACGGCGTTTTGGCCCTGGACGGCGTCGGCACCTATACGGGAACGACGACGGTCAATGGAGGGCTTCTGCGGCTCCAGGCAGCCGGTGCGATTGATGCCAGCGGCGCGGTCAACCTCGGCGCGAGCGGCACGATTCAGCTTTGGGGCCAGCCGCACACATTACAAAACCTCGGTGGATCCGGTCTGATCGTCATGACCTCGGGAGAGTTGACCGTCGCGAGCAGCATGGACACCACGTTCGGCGGTGCGATTACCAGCTATTCTACCACAGGAGGGCTGTTCACCAAGACTGGCAGCGCGACCTTCACGCTGGCCTCGGCGGCGGAGCACTGGGGCGCAACCACGGTGGCCGAGGGCACATTGCGCGCGGAGACGGAAAACATCCTCGCCAACAGCCGCGTGCTCGCCATCGGCGCCGGCGCGGTCTTTGACGCCAACAACCATAATCAAACGATCAAGGGACTCATCGGCTCGGGCACGCTGTTGCTGGGCACCGGCACGCTCACGCTCAATGACATCGCGGACAGCGCCTTCGATGGCGAAATCTCCGGCGCGGGCGGTCTCGTGAAAAACGGCACCGGCACCCTCGCGCTCGGCACTGCCAGCGCGAGCTTCACCGGCCTCGCCACAGTCAACGCCGGAACGCTTCTGCTCTCCAGCGGGCTCACCCATTCCGGGCTCACGCTGAAGACCAACACCACCCTCGGCGCTGTGGGTGCAATCGCGGCGCTCACAGCGGAAAACAATTCCGTCATCCGAATCGGTGATCAAAGCGGTGTGACCGAACAGACCCTGACCGTGAACGGCGCGGCGAGCCTCACAGGTGTGACACTCACCTACGATCTTTTCGCCGGCAACGCCAGCGACCGGCTCGACGTCGCCGGCGCGCTCACCAACGGCGGCGGCAATACCATCGACCTGACCACCTACGAGATCGGCGCATTCAACCTCGGCAACGGACTGGCCGCGTTGGGCGCCGATGTGACCACCACCATCCTCATCGAGGGAGCAATGATTGTTCCCGGCGGACGCCAGCAGGCATCCTTCGACACCACCGAAACCGGCTATCTCAAGCTCGTCACCGAATCGGGCGAGAGCGCGTTGCGCACCTGGACCGGCGCGAACGGCGCCGAGATCAACTCCTCCGCGGAAAACTGGAACGAAGACGACCGGCGCTTCGCGCGCGGCGACACCCTTGTATTTGACGGCAGCACCGACGCTCCCAACGCGGCGAACCGTGTCATCACGGTTCAGGCTGCCGGCGTGACGGTTTCCGGCATGGAAGTCAGCGGCACCGCCGACTATGTGTTCGACGGCGGCCGCATCGTTGCCGACAAAACCAGCGCCGTAGGCACTGTTCTCGCCGCCCCGACTGGAAAACTCATCAAAACCGGAGCGGGCACGCTCACGCTCGACAACGGTGCCAACGACTTCAGAGACGGCGTCGATTTCGGCGGCGGCATCCTCGCCCTCGGAGCCGACACCACGCTCGGTGGCGGCCCGCTTCTCGTCACAGGCACGGACACCACGCTTCGCACCGCGGGCACACTGGGTTTCCGGCTGGAAAACTCAGCCGGCATCGCCCCGGACGCCACGCTCGTCCTTGATGTGCTCGACGCTTCTGCGACCGCCACGCTCGCAGGCAGCATCAACGGCTCCGGCGTTCTCTCCAAAACCGGCGCGGGCGTGCTTGCGCTCACCGGCTCCAACGCCCATGCCGGCGGCACCCGGCTCGCCGCCGGCACCCTCGCCTTCGCGCACGACCACGCCCTTGGCGCCGGCGCGCTCGTCCTCGAAGCCGACGCGGCCACCGTGCGTTTCGACGCCGATGCGCTCTCCGTGGGCAACGCCATCGCGATAGGCGCGCACGCGGTCACGTTCGACACCGGCACCCATGCCGCCACGCTTTCCGGCACGCTTAGCGGGGATGCCGCCGGCGTGTTCACGAAAACCGGCGGCGGCACGCTTACCCTTTCCGGTTCAAGCACCGCCTTCCACTCCGCGCTCACCATCGCCGAGGGCATGCTTGCCTTCACCTCCGCCGACAGCATCGGCACTTCCGCGACCGCCGCCGCGACCATCGCCGCCGGTGCCACGTTCGCCATCAACCAAGCCGCAGCCGGCGACATGATTTTCGCCCGCCGGCTCGACGGCAGCGGCACGCTGGACATCACGCTCTCCTCCGGCACCGGCAGGATCGGCTTCGCGCAAACCGCCGCTGGCGGAGCCTGGTCCGGCAACATCGCGCTGGATCGCGGCACCCTCGCCGTCGATGAAAACGCCTATGCGCTGCTCGGCGCAAGTTCGTCCGGCACGCTCGCAATCCACTCCGGCGGTCTGGCCGATGTCACCGCCACCGGCACGCTCAACGCCCTCGCTCTCGACGGCGGTTCCGTGCGCGTCACGCTCGGCGCGGACCATGCCACGCCGCTCGCCGTCGCGCATCTCACCGTCACAGCCGGCAGCACCATCGCGGCCAACCTTGACGGTCCCGACATCCCGAACCCAATTGTCAATCCTCCCGCCTCGCCCGACTCCGCCAACCTCTTCGACTTGGGCCTCTCCACCGGCATAAAACTCATCGACGCGGAAAACGTCACCGGCATCGGCGAAGTCCTGGCCGTGACGCGGCTCGACGGCACCACGATCGCCTCGCCCCTGTTCGTCGATGTCACGCAAAACGGGGCCAAGGCTGCCACCGCCACCTACAATTACAACGCCACCGCGCAGGCCGACGGCGTGCATCTCAGCTACGGCATCACCGCGCTCGACATCCTTTCCGGCCAATCGCTCATCCTCGATAATGCCGGTGCCGACACATCCACGCTCACCGCCGGTCTCGGCGGCGCAGGGGGCATTGATGTGCGTGCGTCGGGCACGATCACACTGTCCGGCAGCATCGGTTTCACCGGCGCGACCACGGTTTCGCGCGGCGCGTTGAAGCTCATCCATGCCGATGCGCTCGCAAACAGCGCGTCCGTCACGCTGGCGGAAAACACCACGCTCGATGCCGGTGGCCAGAACCAGACTTTGCGCAATCTCTCCGGCGCGGCCGGCAGCGCCATCGATCTTGGCGCGGCCGGCTCGCTCACGCTCGATAGCGATGAGGGCGTTGACACGGTTTTCGCGGGCGGCATCAACGCCACCGCAGCCGCCACGCTCACCAAAACCGGCTCCGGCGCGCTCACGCTCGGCGGCTCCAGCACCCACGGCGACACCGTCATCTCCGGCGGCACGCTTCGCGCCTCGCGTCTCGATGCGCTCGGCTCCGGCGAGGTGACTATCGCCGCCGGGACCACGCTCGAATTCAACGGCGCCAGCGGCAATCTCGACCGGGCCATCAATACCGGTGGCTCGCGCCGCGGCACACTCGCGTTTGTGGACAGCGCCATCAACCTTGACCGCGCCTACGCCAACATCGCAGCCTTCGCCATCTCCGGCCGCTCGTATGTGCGGGTCAACGCCGCCGGGGCGTTCGGCGGCGGCTCCGGCAGCGTCAGCGTCCGCGACGGCGGCGCGCTCGAGATCGGCGCCGTCTCCGTCGCGGTGGCCGGCCTGACAATGGACGGCGGCGCGCTGTTGTTTTCCTCCGCCTCTTCCGCGCTTACTTCCGCCTCGGGCACCGTTTCATTTGCGAACCATGCCAGCGTCGGCCTGGCCGACGGCTCGATCGCGTCCGGTCGTTACACCTTTGTATCCGCCCGCTCACTACTCAGCGACAACGCCAGCAATATCCCCGATTATGCGCCCTACCAGCACGGCAAGCGTGTCGTCGTCTCGCGCGCCGGGCAGTCGCTCGTGTTCGACGTCATGGACACTGCCGCCCATCCCGCCAAGGATGCCGCGATGGTCTTCGACACCGTGCTCGCCTCGCTCGGCACCATTTATGGCCGCATGAGCGAGTCGCTGGCCGATCCGCTCATCTCCCGGCAGTCCGGCGACCCTGCATGCGGATTCTGGACGCGCGGCTTTGGTTCCAGCGCCGACTACGAGCAGACTGCCGCGCAGCCCGGCTTTAAGGATTGGAGTTACGGCATGGCGGTCGGCTGCGACCGGGTTTTCGGCGAGCGCCTGCTGCTCGGTCTTTGGGGCGGTTTTGCCACCAGTGCTCTCGACACCTTCAACGGCGCGGCCACCGACGCCGACCACCAGCTCGGCGGGGTTTACGCCGCGCTCAAACTCGGACGCTTCCACCTCGCCGCCGACGCCGCCTTCGGTCTGCTCCAGACCCAAAGCACGCGCGACGAGCAGACCGGCCGCGCCTATGGCAGCTACGATGGGGATTATTTCGCGGCGGGCGGGGAGATCGGTTTCCGCTTGTTTGAATGGGCGGGAGGCTCCCTCAGCCCGACCGCCGCGTTGCACTGTATCGATGTGCGCGTCGACGACTATGAAGAAAGCGGCCCGGGCGCAATGCGCGTGTCCGGTTTCAACCAAGACCGCGTCCTCAGCGTGCTGGGCATGAAGGTCGCCCATGGGTTCACCCTTCCGTGGAACCGCCCCGCGTTTCTCGACGCGCGCCTTGGCTGGCAGCAAACCCTGCGCGGCAACACCGGTTCGGTTGACATGGCTTTCGCCAGCGACCCTCTCAATTCTTTCGCAGTGACAGCCGGCGGCTACTCCAGCGGCAGCCTCGTGCTAGGTCTCGGCCTGCGCGCCGCCTTCACTGACTCGCTCTGCCTCGGACTCGGCTACGACTACGAATCCGCCTCCGGACGCCAGCGCCACTCCCTTAATGGCACCCTCCGCTATGCTTGGTGA